GAGAGAACTCAGATTTCAAGTGATCATGTCTGCATCACAAGAGCATAATTTATGTCTTCAGATTAAAGTTAACTTAAAATGGACAGTTGTAGTGTCTGCTTTAATGAATCCACAACACCAAGGTTTGGTTCCCTTTCTTAGTGATGAAGAGGGCCCCCAGAGCCTCTTATTCACTGAAGTAAAATGTGTAATGTATAATGCTGTTTCTTAGTTTTTAGTGAGTTTCAAAATATGGTAATGCCTTTTGGCTTGTATATAAATTCCTGAGGGCTATGGgaagaaataataaattcaGTAATGGGAAACAAATATTCTCTGTACTGGCCAGTTAAATTTCACTCTATTGCTGTTGGAGTCCTGTTGAAGAGGCAGTCGTTTGTCAAGAGTCTGCAGTATCAGTCGGGTGATCACTTTaattagagttttttttttttgctgaagcaAGCGTTGTGAAATAAAAGATTCACAGATGAATGGGTTTTCTATGAAACGCCTCAGATTTTAGGTGTCAGAAATGATACTGTTCAGGCTGTTGGTTCTTCAGTGCGCTGCTACAGTTACAGCAAGAAATATTTCCTTTTCAGTAATTTAATACATGCCCAACACAAAGCAATCAGTGTGGACAGTCAAGTGGAACAGTACAGAGCCAACGCTTCACTGTGAGGTCACTCAAAGCTCACTCTGAACCCTCCCTGGGTTCTTGTAGTACATGCTGGGAGCACGTTGGAAGTGTTGGAGATTGAAACAAATGTGTTGATTATGAAATTCTTGGCTGGAATATCAACAGTCACACTTGGCTGTACAAATTAACAAAGCCTTTGGACAAAAGCAACATACATGTGAGTCAATCAACAAAGACCTGCTTTGGTATGAACCCTGTGGTATGATCTGGTTTCTGTATAAATGGCTTAAATGTGATTCGATCTATGGCAAGTCATAATGGTGGCCATTATTTCGTAAAGGAAAAGCTCAGTGAAAAAGCAAATGAACAAGATTAATTTCTTAACCAAGATATAGCCCGTCAGCAAAGACATGTTTGCTATCTgaatgtttgcttttttttgttgtgaatGGGAGATGTTAGGCTAACATTGTACCAATCTCTGAAAAATTGCACCCAGTTCCAGACTCTTTATTTGTTTGACTCAGGAACATCATTGTGGTTTTAAATGCAATATAATCTACTTTAGgctacaaaaaacaaagaattcTTGCATATTTGGAAACGTCCTTTACTAGCAATACCTTTATCCAGACTGCTACTTAATGTAGTTACACAGTCCAGGACTGATCAACCCTGTTCTGTATTTTTGCTCATTCTTTTGTGCAAAACCATTTCAGTTCTTATACTTATTTTTGAATGTCTTGCTTGAATTTTTGACTCTAACTCTCCTGATTTGAGCCACTTGTATTTTGGGTCCTATTATGGTATTTAGGTTATGTTACTGAAACtagcagaaccctttttggtgcagCAGAGAACCACAACCATGAAtcttttaaaagggttctttaaataacTACATAAAGCAGGTTGTTCATAGTAATAAAAAATGTTGAACTGAAATTAACTGAAACCATTATACAATTTTCGATGCAACAGTATCATTGAACTTGGTTTTTAGGAGTATATAGTAACTGATATGGTCACATGACCACTTTATGAATgaccttttttttctccccccccccccccaggtgaATCCTTGTAGATGGGAAACTTCTCTTGATCCTGTCTCAGTCACCTCACCCCATTCTTCCCTTCATTCCCCTCATCTCACTCGGTCCTTTTCATAAAGCTGTACCCCTTCTCCCCTCCCCCATCTTTCATCATGACGTCCACACCCCAGCTGCTGGCCTTTAAGCTGGCCCCACCCTCACAAGATGGCAGCATGGATCGTCCATTTAGCTGTGATGAGGAGATTGAGCGGCGATATGAGGTTGTCCCTTCTGTCGTCTGCTCCATGTGCTGCCTCTTCGGCATCATCTACTGCTTCTTTGGTAGGTGGCATGGCATTGCTGGGTCAGGGGAGGACTCTTAAGTGAATACAATTATTGcattctatacacacacaactacaAGATCGCTCTGACTAGTTACATTTCTGTTAAAGTCAACATAAAACAGCAACCAAGACACTTTTCTTCTGCACAAGTGGTTAGTCTGTTTAACCTTAAGAAAGGGCTTCATGTTGTAACAAGCAATTATTTAATTCAAAATATTTGAGATGAATAAGCCCAGATCAATTGCTTGTCTTCACATGGAATGTATCTTTAGGgttgatgtatttatttttggcaGGATATTAAGGTGGGTATTATGAGTGAAGGGTACTAATTTTATCCATCaggatttaattacatttattaaattgtgaaactctgttaatattaaaaacatattgAGTCAGACACTcctttcaaaatgtgaaaaatttgAGATGCTGAGCATGTAAGCCTGTTTTTAGAATAGTGGATGATAAACCATACGTCTCGGCCATGTTTCTGCTTAAAAAAATCAATGGGCTTCTTTCAGCAAAATCTTACTAAGAATTTTCTTGAATTTGGTGTTGTGAACAAAAAGTCTACATTAGAACTGATAACAGCTATGCTCTTaaaatgatggatcccattgacTGAACTAATcccatttataaataaatttaagGGAAAAGTAGATTAAAAAgaatttgaaataaaaaataaaatatgatatagTGAACTCTGTTTAACAtgacctgttacaaacttgtaACAGCTGTAGTTCAGGTTGACTAACATCTAtggaataaacaaacacaaattacaacaaataacaataaataaagtgcgttttctttatttttagggGGCTTCACTGCAAGTACAGTGAAGTACCCAAAAAAAGAATACTACCCCTAATATGTTTGCATCAGAAACTGAGTTCACTTAATAATTCTCTCGAATTTGACAGCTGGACAGCGATGGCCAGTGCCTGTCCCTCTCTATTAGATAAGCTTCATCACTTTCACTGGACTGTGAAATTTGCTTTCATTCCCACTGAGGGAAAGGCAGAGtgagtgtgagggagagaggcatCGAGGCCACTTCAGCTGTGACAAATAGCGGCTTATAGAGGCAGGCTCTCCGGCAGCATGCACATACTCACTGTGCCCCGCCAAACACTGAGCACAGAGGAACCTGTCAAACGCACACATCAGGTGGTGACGGAGGGGTAGAGGTTAGATAGCTGGGGAGAGACTGTTATGGGGCTGTTAACCTCTTTGGTAAACTTCagcaccttttttttaattcttattatATTTCTTATtcctttattctttttttcttagcTGCTTATTTTTGCAGTTGAATATGTGTAACAGACTGAGTCTACACGAACGCTGGGGAACGATTAAGTGCATCATGATTCATGACATTTCACTACAGCTTGATTAAATTATTTTTGAATGATTCAGAATGATTTTTCTTCCCTCAGGTGGAGCTTGCTTTTGAATCCAAAACCATGCCTGCAGGAAAAATCTACCCAGTAGTGAAACCGAGATGATTAAACCAGTACCCCAagcttgtttttatattttgggGAAATTTAATGCAGACAAATATCTTTCCTTTTGATCATTTTTCAGACCTTTTTAAATTGTATCTATACAAGTATCTTCTCTTAAACCTTAATCATAAAAATGTCAACTCTAATCATGAAATATGATTAAGTGTTTTAACAATTTACTTCAATTGTATCAATCAAGTACAAATGTATGTGTAACCAAGTGATGTCACTTTTCCGTTGTAATAATTACAGCATTCCCACAAAATTCCCACATTTTTAAAATCTTACCACTTTCTTAAAATGATTTTCTCAAAAATCCGCTTTTCTGTGTATTAATAAACATCTTCTGCCAAACCgaaatgccaaaaaaaaaatcctttcttGTTATCTGCTCTTCTCCTCACCTGGCAGGCTATCGCTGTTTCAAAGCTGTGATGTTCCTGACCGGCCTGATGTTTGGctccatcatcatcttcatgcTGTGCTACAAGGAGAGAGTGATGGACACACAGCTGAGCGTGGAGGCCAGCGTTGGCATCGGCCTGGGCATCGGCACGCTATGTGGCCTGGTCACCATGCTGGTGAGGAGCGTGGGTCTCTTTATGGTGGGCTTGCTGCTGGGCTTGCTGGTAGCCCTGGCCTCACTGGTTGTTCTGGAGGAGTTCTACCACCCGCGGACGGTGTGGCTGCCACTGGGCGTGCTGCTGGGCTCAGGCATGCTGTTCGCCGTGCTTACGCTGCAGTGGCAGCGGTGCTTCACCACCCTATCCACCGCTGTCTTCGGTTCAGCCGTGGTCACCGTTACCGTGGACTACTTTGTGGAGCTGTTCGCGCTGACCCGCTACATCTACGAGAGGGTGAAGGTGGCGCCCGTGCGGCCCGTGTGCTGGTACACGTGGGTGGTGATGGGGGTGTGGCCTGTGCTTGCTGTGCTCGGTGTCCTCATTCAGTGGAAAGTTACAGCAGAGGGATACTCGCACACAGAAGGTACTGTTTCCATTCAGTCACTGCATATTAATTGCATAAATTATTAACgtatgtacacatgcattttgtggccaaaagtttgtggacacctgctcatccattggtTCCTCCATATCCAAGGATAATAAGTTTGTCCTTCCTTACCTGTCAGTAACAGTCTTGCTGTGAAGTGTTGATTGCGTTCAGTCACAAAAGGATCCGTGATGTCAGGTAATGATGTTGAATTAGTAGATCACATACGCTAcacaaactcatcccaaatacaTCGGACGGTGAACCATTATTTTAGAGAATGTAGtggcactgctccacagcctctAGTCTGTGCTTCGCATTGGACAACCTTAGGCTTGTGTGCTGCTGCTCCAGAACATCTAGATTTGTTATGGAGATTATATAAGCTGTATATGTGAATATATTTGAACATGTATGTGCATTGGGGAGCAATAGGTGTAACTTAAAGCAGATGAAACTACACATTACAAAGGGGTGTCTGGCAACATTTAGATAAATAGTGTTCATGCAGTGTAGAATGCCCTGTAATTATCCCAATCGGCAGTATTTTTGTCAGTTTAATTACaatatattaacatttatgAATATTAATTTCTGTAAAAAAAGGGAAATGTTGAGAAGAAATCTTGTCTTCTTGTCCATAGCATAGCTGTACATTCTGAGGGCTGTACATTTGTAGAGCAGTGTGCATTTTTAAGCATCAGTGATCAAGTATTGGCACATTTTTGATGTGGTTTCCCCGGGGCTTACAATTACTATTTCTACTCGTTATATAACAAGCACTAAATTTCACTGTTGGTTGTCCAGTGCGGCTGGGCTGGTGAACAGAGGTCTGGGATGACACTCTATTTGTGGCTGTCCTACTTATCACTGCATGTGATGCTGGACCTGTGGAGAGCAGACTGGTTCTGCTGCGTCCCGCATACTGGCTTAGTCAGAGTCGCTGTGGGAAACACTGACCTGAATGTGGTGTCTGAGGATTTGTGCAGTTGCTGTATCACTATTAGTTCTGAAAGAacctgagagtgtgtgtgtgttggtcaggACAGAAAATAGCAGTCGGTTTTTTGTCAGCTTTAGTGCAGCAGGAATTCTCAGGTGATCAACtggaaccaaaaaaaaattaaatattgatATCAAGCGCCAAGAGTTCTCGATCTTGGTGAAAGATCTGATTATAAAGCACTGATatcttttatactttttatagtTGGTGTGATGCAGACATGCTATTttggttataataataatcacattcAAACCTCACTGTGAAGATAATGTTGATCATATCATTAAaagactgactgattacaaataaaagtgaaacctaatttaaaaactttaaaaactgctaaaattgttgaaaatatttacattatttaaattttgAGTTCTGTTAATATTAAGAAATTCTCACTTTGTATTACTACAGCAATTACAGGTTTAAATTTTAACCATGAAAATGCTATATTGTTAACGTCACACACAAACCCTGTATATCTGATGTTCTCGTTTTAAATTTTGACAAAATTTGAATCTAGTAGTTATTGACTTTGTGTCAAAATCTCTGTGATAaatagatcaatagaaatgctctaaaattaatcaaatctttttatatTCACTTCCATAAGGCAGTAGTTAGAGCCCTGGTTTAATGATAATATGATTTGGGTTTGATACCTTTCATTACCCTTAACCCAGGCCTCGCCCTGAGCTCTAAATCTGGCTTTCTTGGCTGGGATATGCAAAAATTATTCTTATTAATAAATGTCATTTATGACAGGGTTGCCAGTATAGCTGCCACTgctgtgcccttgagcaaggctcttaaccctcttcttatgtgtgtgtctgtgtgtgttcactgcacataGGGGTTAAAGGCGGATGCCAGATTCCATCTGTGTAAAGTTGTAATTTTGGCGATTTAAGATTATTGTATGACTGCAACGATCTGTTGGCCAATattacaaaacaacaaagatttTAGCTTCTTAAATTCAGTATCCGTCTCCATCACAGAGTGTTGGTAGTGGTTAGGCACAACATCATAAATGGTGTGTGGAAAAACTGGAGCGTAAGGAGTTGTCTGTGCAGGGAACAGATGGGATGTCACCTGATGCAGTAGTATTGTTGGATGTCTGACACCTAGAGTCTCTCCTCCTAAGACACCCGACATGGGAGCACACCAAAACAATTCACAAGACAAAACAAACCGACGCACGCGGCCTCAGAATCAAAGCGTGTGCAAGAGGGAACGAAGCTTCAGTGGTACTGGGGGCAGTTGCCATAGTGACAAGCTGGGGCCCCTCTTTATAGGGGAGGAAAGAGGGACATTGATGAGGGAGGGGAAGCGTGGGATAGGAGGggcatttgtgtgtatgtgtgttagaaAGAGGGAGCTCATTATGTGAATTCTCTGACAGATGGGGCCCGTAGCTGTCAAGACATAACAGAGTGACTAGAAGGACAGAAATAATCCGGCTGCCTCTAATAATGGCAAGGAACAGAATGCGAATGCTGATATAGGCATGTGGAGCAGCAGAATGTGTCAAAACACTCAACGGTTTGTTTGGCATTAGGGTGGCGGATCAGTGGGCGGGATTCAGGGAGCTTAGCATCTTTCACTTTTCAGGAAAAATGTGAACAAGGAGAGGGGATGTATGGATGAGAACGTTGTTTTTGTCTAAATGACAGGAAATATAAGAATGGTGTATGATGAACAAGCTGATCTTCTgagtcttcctctctctctctctctctctctctctctctctcgctctctccctctaagtctatctctctccctctgagtCTATTTCTCTGtcccttttcctttcctttacTTATGCCCAGCACTTGtgctatttctttctttctgggaCAATGGATGGATAATGAGCAAGCTgactcctttctctctctctttctaaatcttttctctctgtcactcGCTCTGCCTCTCACcctcactcttttttttctgtctcgtCTGTAAAGTGTTCATCAGTCACCAGCAGAGGCGAGTGCAGCTGATGAAGATTCgtcagaaggaggagaggagggagatcaggaaaaagaagaagaacacGAAGCCGCAGAAACctcagcagcaacaacagcagcaacataAGCAGAAGCCCAAGTACCACCACCCACCCCAGACTAACCCTCACCCCACCAACCCCCCACCCAAGGCCCAGCAACCAGAGCCCACCTATCGCAGGAAGCCCAACCCTATACGCCGCTACGATGGAGACGTGCTCTCCCCGGTAAAAGttcatctcttcatctgttCCATTGATTTGCTCCCATCGCTCAGTGCAATGCTAACTAACATAGGTGTCTGACATACAGGACTGTACAACTGTCCAATTACAAAGTATTTTAAGGATGACTGATCCACGTTTGACATTGTTTAATCAACATGGATTTTATGAAATGGTAGTATTATAAAATGATGTACCATACtattaacctaaacctaaaatgtGTCAAATATTGGAAACCATTGTTTTAAAggtacacacaccaccaccagtaGGTGACTTTCAGCACTGCTCAGTGTCACTCCTCATTTATTGCATTAAATTCAGTTGCTCAGAAAACCAAAAGCTGTAGAAAGTGACATGCGGTGTCAGTCTAAAAGCTTTAAGATAAATAGGCAAATGTTAATAATAACTTTACTAATTTAGTTGCATTGTAACTAGATGCCTTTTCAAGTTGCCGGTTTCTACTTCCCTACCAGAATCCGACACCCTTTGACTGTATGCATGTTACGCAGCAAAAGATTATtggatttcttttatttttgtttaaggGTTAGTCGTAGTTGCAGTAGATACAGAAATTGAGTGTTTCTCTTTGATGCAGACTCTACACTGCCCTCTGGTGATTAGAGTTCAGATATCTTAGCATTCTTAAATATGAGAAAACTGACATGCTTATCCTAATTTACTCTTTTTGGTTTGACGGATTGACCATAAGGCCTAAATGTTAAATGAAGCATTAACAATGACCTTCAGTTGgtatattattcagaaattaggTACAGATTGCACCTATAACTGGCTTTgcctctcattttctctttttcttttctgtttttcagaGCTATATTCAGCATTTCCGGGATAGACATGTAGACAGGCGTGCTTATTCTCATGGCAGGTTGATTGGCAGGTCCCATATGGTGGACATGGACTATGATTGTGGCTCTCAGGTGCCTCTGACAGCCCATACAGGCCCTGCAGCCAGAGTGTAACCCTGCCCCTGCTGTTGAGGAGCGTTACATCTCAACCACATCTCCTCCAGCCCACAGAAACTTTTCCTGTCCAGAGGCTGAAAGGAAAAGATGCTTGTACCCCGAAAGACCCACATACTATGGCCCTTTTTTGTTGTGTATAAGTGGCAAATTGGGCTCAGTTTTTTTCTAAGAACTTTATTTAATACAACTCTGAGTGGTAGCCATTTCCTTTCCTACAATGAATTGTGTGTGCTGCTGCTCAAGGTGTGTgaaaggatgtgtgtgtgtggccctcTTTTGGTCACTCTGCACTGTCTACTGTAACGGGAAGAGTGGTCTTGTTTATGTGGGGGCCATGTTAAAGACAGGACCTAATTCAGTCTGAGCATGGGACCAAACACAGCATGATTCTTTCTGAAACATTTCCATCCTCATGCAGCAATCATGCTTTACACAGCTACAGTTTGGAACAGAAATATGAGCAGTTAAGGGATGTACTCTTGTCAATGAAACTTGTTGTTTACAGCACATAAAGGCCCAGTGATGGCAGAAAACAGTTATCTTCATTCATCAGGACTAATTGCCAGATTCTGTGAACTCTTATAAGGAAGGCCTCTCTTTCTTCATTCAAGGGCCACTGCCGAAACCTCTACTTCCAAGCATGCACAGTAACCGTTGTAAAACTGATGTTGGTTCTCCGCCAATGTATCATGGAAGTGAAGCTTGCTTTAGTTTTATTCAATACTGGTATAGCAGCTCTGTGGTGGTTTTATGATAATGTGACTACACCGGCTCCTCATTATGTCCCATAAGGCTTAGTTAAAAGCCTCCGACACTTGTTGGGGTGACTCCCATTAGAGCCGATGGGGCTGAGGCAGCAGTGGAGCCCTAATGATACAGGCAGAGCTGTGAACACTAAGGGAACTTTTTATACAGAAGATTAAAAAGTGTCCTTGTCTACTGTGAAGGTTTTCAAAGGAGCCAAGGTATTGACGGAAGATGTGAAGGAGATTTATAATGGTGGGCTAGCCACGTTAaacagggagtgtgtgtgtgagatagaagaggtagaaagagagtgaatgactgttttggtgtgtgtggacagtagaagggataatgtgtgtgtgtgtgtgtgtgtgtgtgtgtgtgtgtgtgtttgcgcctGGGTGTGTGGATAAGGGGTCAAAGTCCTAATTTATCCTTTATgaattcagtgtttgtttacacCCCCCCATCCCTCAGCCCCCTGTTCATGTCTCTCTTTGGTGAATGAGTAGGAGTCTTGATTCTGATCTCTGAATTGAAAACAGCTGAAAGGCTCAGCCTCTCTGTTTACTGTCTCTTTTATCTTGGCAGTGTCCATCAGGGGATCACCTGTTGCTCTTgtacattttgtacatttagCTGAATGCTGTACATATTCATAAATGCTGTACTGTATTACTGCTAGTGTTGTCACCTgtcatgtttttgtgtttgtgtttcttttccTAATCAATTATTGCTTAATTACATCTGAATGCGGATTAAATGTCATCGTGTGTCTGTTGGGggtattatttatttctaatttatttTGGAAGGTTCATCTGACACTTTGTCTAAGAGCAGAGATTGGGTACTTTGAAAGTGGATGAAAGATACCAACAGGAAAAGATGGATTTGAGCCCATGATCTTtgtctgtttattattattattattattattattattattattattattgctgcaTGTGTTTATATAAACCTTGTTATGATAAAAGTGCTTCTAAAGACtttgtcttatttttttatatgtgaATGTGCCTCCCTCTTTTTAAACACTGTCCCTGGCTGTTAGCATGATCTGAAATGAGAAGTTTGACATACATAGTGGTTGGAAATGTTCTACACTGTGTGTGGCAGTGACTCCAGGGCATGCATCAACTATAAAAGGAAAATGAGCTTGAGCGGGTTTGGATGCACAGTCATTTTTGTTCTGCTGAAATTAAAAGTGTGTTCCCCTGCAGTGCCAGAATTCATTTGCACTGAGGAAAATAAGAAATCACATTAAAGTTAGCTTAATGCTCCTGCTTCTGTTTGTAGTTATGGGATATATGGTGTGACAGTAGATTTAGATGAATCTGTTATACTTCTGATCTACGTAAAAAGCCAAATGTGTAGTTTTCTTATTATTAAAGGAACAggttggcaaaaaaaaaaagatcagtaGCAGATCAGTAAAGCCATATCTGATAACGGAAGAGGGATGCTAGACTGTCACTGCTAAGAAACACTGTACTAGATgatcaccaatctcatctctgtaaatacaaatacagtaatgtctcttaaaaatacattcatgtattcatttttttaatttgtgaAAAAAACCTTAGATTATTCAACCAAATAAAAAGTTTGGCATGTGTGTATGCAAATTAAACTGGTGCCTGTCAAAGTCTAGTGTATTAGCAATGCTAGCCTAGCATCAACTCTTGTAAACTAGACCAAATGTCTTATCTGCTCATATTAATTGTTTTTGCAAAactatttgctttaaaaaatacAGATGCCACCCCACTTGGTTCTCCTCCCCATTTTAGCGCTTGTAGAAGTATAGAGAAGGTTTGATCATTACCCTACCATTATCCACAGTTTTGCAGAGAAAAGGGGCTCCATCTTAAAGTGTTTTCCATCGTCTCTCTGCCGCCTCAGACAGCAGGGCTGTGTGTAAGGGATTCTCTTTCATGTTCCTCTGCTCTGAGGTGGTCTAGCCTCTGCTGATGAGAGGATGGTAGCTGGTTTTTTAGCATGATTACACACTCCCAATTACAGCCTGATGTTCAACACCATGCTGCTAATTGGCCCAGACTCTCTGGAGGACACAACTAGACAGCTAGCGttcagaaagaggaaaagagagagaggcagagcttTGACCCCTGCACCCGTTTAACACCCAGTGTTGGAGACACAGTATTGTCATTTAGTAAtgatagagggagagaaaatgTCTGTGTGACACCTACTCAGATAGCAAGCATATATCGGCCCACTGGCTCAACTAGCTGACTGTATACCTCTGCTGGTCCACCCTCGGACCACCCAAGTTATCGTCCTGCATGTGAGGCCTAGTTCTTAATCTTGACAGGTTTGAGATGCACTCAg
The genomic region above belongs to Salminus brasiliensis chromosome 8, fSalBra1.hap2, whole genome shotgun sequence and contains:
- the tmem198aa gene encoding transmembrane protein 198, with translation MTSTPQLLAFKLAPPSQDGSMDRPFSCDEEIERRYEVVPSVVCSMCCLFGIIYCFFGYRCFKAVMFLTGLMFGSIIIFMLCYKERVMDTQLSVEASVGIGLGIGTLCGLVTMLVRSVGLFMVGLLLGLLVALASLVVLEEFYHPRTVWLPLGVLLGSGMLFAVLTLQWQRCFTTLSTAVFGSAVVTVTVDYFVELFALTRYIYERVKVAPVRPVCWYTWVVMGVWPVLAVLGVLIQWKVTAEGYSHTEVFISHQQRRVQLMKIRQKEERREIRKKKKNTKPQKPQQQQQQQHKQKPKYHHPPQTNPHPTNPPPKAQQPEPTYRRKPNPIRRYDGDVLSPSYIQHFRDRHVDRRAYSHGRLIGRSHMVDMDYDCGSQVPLTAHTGPAARV